The Ananas comosus cultivar F153 linkage group 4, ASM154086v1, whole genome shotgun sequence region CCGGTAGAATCAAACATTTCCTTACGACCAgggtttttatttatatttttatattttttttcttttgggcaCAAGCAAAAGAATTAATCCAAGCACCATATTATGATGGCTAACAAACACCAAGCTAAACAAACACAAAAATCATGGGATAGAAACATCTTCAATCCAATTATGCAGCTCCATTAAACAATGATGCACATTgatggattttttaaaaaaaaattttgacacCATAACATTCACATATAAACATCTAAAACTAGCTTCTAAAGAACAAGTGAAGGCCAATTGGCCAACATATTACACGAAAAATCTCCAATTATACCAACTAGTTTGTGCACTATTAGATTATTAGAGAGTATTAGGCATCATAAGAGAGTCGTCGCATTGCATATTTGCATTTACTTACCCAGTAGTTGCAGCTGCAGCACATTTACTTATTTCTGGGTTATAAAGTTCACAACATACTTTGTCCAGCTGCAACAGAACACAAGTAGAGCCTTATATAACATGCATCTTGAAACTCAGAAAGCAGGCTAGTATTAATCAACCTCTCCAGTTGTCTTTTAGCCTCCTTATTTCCTTGAGGGCTTCGACGGGAGAACCGCAACCAACTTTGTTCTGCAGAGTAAACAATGTTAGTTTCACAGGGCGTGAAAATGGAGAGTGATTCAAATGTGTAGACTTGCATCAAATTACGACAAAAAGGAAGGATATTTACTGTGGACATCACGAAGAAAGAGTCCGACTGggatgcttctaatagcacaaagtacttggtgctattaaattttccaccgttagattatccctttaatcatttccatCCATTAAATCATAAAACTCATGAGAGGCAACCTAATTCAGTACCGCCTTTCCTTTCAAATTCTAGATTGAAACTACTTACAGGATGAACTTCTTGAGGTAGCAGCAACGTGCGACAATCTAACATTTGCCTTATTTACCTCGATGAGGTGTGTTCTTGTTGAAAAAGAATCTAGAGGAAGCTCCAAAACATAGAAAGAGAATCTAACGGTACAGCAGTAAAGCATGAGCTTTTCACATTCCCAAGCACATAAGAATCCAGATATTACCTTCCACTCAACTGTGCATGAGCTATGTGGATCGTGCATTTATTGCCAAGGAAAATGCATTAGTTAGAGCATTTTATCTTTTACAAATATCTAGTTTGTCGTACATCAACAAATTAGTAACACAAGCTGTGGCACATCCCCAGTACTCTCTAATGACTCCACTCCTTGATCGACATCCTGAAATTTTCTAAGAAATTCGATCCACCCAATCTGGAGTGGATTTATAAAATAGGGTGTATTTATAAACATTCTTCATTAACGTCTCTAGCACTGAAccataaataaagaaaataccTGTATTTCTGGTAGATCAACTCGCATGAATGGATTAGTTTCGAACTCTTCCCCGATGGTTGAGGGAATTGTTGGTAATCCATCTTGTCGTTGACGCTGGGCCCATGAGAGCTTCTGCGATATCTTCTCATTCTCTGGCTCAACAGTTAAAGCGAATCGCAAGTTCTTTTCCGTGTACTAGTAACAGAATCACATGTTAGGCTTCTCTTTACTATCTTTATAAGAGACATCGTTATGCAACTAAGCAAAAGCAATAAAAATTGCAAATACATAAACTACACAGCACGACTTGCATGATAATCTGAACTACGTTGAGAATGCATCACGAACGTAAGAGAATAAGAGATGCCAATCATAGTAGGCACACGTAGGCAGGTTGATGCTTGGCCTAATAGCTTGAATCCAAATAACTGATAACCTATTCGACCCAAAGAGATCACATGAatatattatttactttatcAGGCACATCATGTGCAGCTTCATAATGTCGAGTTGTCGACATCTGATGCCCATTCCCCGACAATTGCATTTGTCCATATTCATTTCTGATAATGGTTCTCCCGTGAAAAAGATTGATAAGATTTAGCAAGACATCAAGCTGAGCTAATTAATGTGATATCAAAATGTGTAGAAAAGAGGTTCGTTGGAGGTAGTCTATTAGATCTTCATAGCTAGCAAAAACCCTTAAGaacataaattaataaaaaggaCGGTTTAgtgatgaaaaaaaagaaaaaataaaagaaaaaagaacagaaAGAAAACTATACCTCATGGCCACAGTAAACTCTAGTCGGCTTTGGCAAGGAACCCAATGTCACACACAATGATTGGTACATCTGTTCTGCAGTGCCTTCAAAAAACTTCCCGCAACCAGCAATAAACTGCATAACGTGACTAAAAGGATCTTACGCCGTCGAAAGGAAGATTTGggatagaaaacttaatagagGATGGGATATCAACTCACTAATGTGTCCCCAGTAAACACAGCAGGATCTTCTTCAGCTTTGCCCGTCACATAATAACTTATGTGACCTTTAGTGTGGCTGATAAAagcataggaaaaaaaaatcacttctaACTAAAAAGTTTGCAAAATTTTGGCCCTGAGGCCAATTCGCGTTCCTAACTGAACTAGCTCtgtaataaagatatatatatacatacatgaattgaactcctatgcttttaaaagcgccaagtcattgatgcttataagttttcggccttGGATAAAGATTTGTaaggttaggataatagtggtctcctatgctatcaatagcaccaagcgcttggtactaCCAAGGTTTCCGCCATTAGATCTCTCATTTGACAATTTTCAtcagttagattatactattcaaccaaccacttactcaaccctaagaaaccattatcatcctaaccgtacatcccttcatccaagagccgaaaacctaatagcaacaATGACTCGGTGCTATTAGTAGTacagtagcctagttctatatatatatatataatggctggtccaaacaacaaaataataaaagaagacGCAGCAAACCACGGCGTGTGGAGGCAAAGTATACTTGTATCTGATCCCAATGTCAACTTATCTCCATTATCCACTTTGTTGGTGCATCCTTTTACATTATCAATAGATCCTCCGTAAACCTTAATTCCTGGCACTAACATCCTGATCTTCTCATTTCCACCTGCATGATCCCTACGAATTCACAGTAGTTAATAATTTTGGCGCTCCGGTTAAATTCGACAAGCTTAGAAATTTCCTAGTtctcaaaaatttgaagaactaggaaaaaaaatgacagtagtttttttatccaataaaatacatatatataacagCAAAATACATGAACTAGAGGCGATCAACCCATAGGTGATCGTAGTTTTCTCGAATTTTTTGGTCAACATACATATTTTAGTGAGTAATTTGGAAAATACTGGGACAAGCAAACATTATACACGAATTGTTTAGCAATTCTCAAAAAAGAATTGGAGAATATTGCGAGTAAACATGGGTAAGCagtaaaaccctaaacccactaaaaaataaattataaaatccCCATCATATATCCGATAATAAGCTGAAAAATTACAAGGAAATTGATAGAGACGATCAAGAGAGGAATCGTGAGAATTACCAGTGGTGGTGCGTGGTGAGGACGAACTTGAGATCGGCGCCGATCTCGGCCGCCGATCGCAGGACCTTCTCCGGCTCGACGGGGTCGACGGCCGCCGCCTCTCCGGTGCTCTCGTCGACGATTCTGGAGATTGGAAAAGAATCGGAAGCGATTCAAAaacggaagaagaagaagaagaagaagaagaagaaggaggaggaggaggagggattgGGATCGTTAGGGTTTGTAGAGGCGaaggggggagagggagagagaggggaaggggTTTACATGTAGGCGTAGTTGTCTTCTAAGCAAGGGACGTGGAGGATCTTCATCTCTTTctcgcttctctctctctctctctctatagagcTCTCTCGCTCTCCGCCTCGGTGTCCAATTAAGTAGTACTTAATATACAGCAGCGAAGAGAGGGTTCCAGTGGTTCATTAGCGGTAGACACGAGTTCACTAAGAACGGTACCACGTGGGACGACATTGTTTTATGCaagttaattaagaaaaatggccaaaaaattaaaaaaaaaaagtgaagggACATAATTAGTAGTTGTCCGTAAATGGTTAAACTTAGGAaagcttggtagttggtatcaaaaatttcaaatttcaatagtataatagaataaaaaattttaattagaccaagataaaatttctaaatataaaaattttttgtctagattaaatttttacataataatataaaaatgattGCCGGCAATTTATTAACTTTCGATTTTCATATGCAGTATTTagctttcaaaaaaatttaaaatataaaattatctttCGCTGCGTTTTTCTAATGTACCGATTAATGTATAACGGCGGTATCAAAGAGAACCCAAACTCAATTGTTAGgggaaaaaacagaaaataataataataataaagaaacaaATCCCCAAGACAGGCGGTGAaaaattattctaatctaaACCTAAACGGGAGGTAACCAAAAAGCGCACGTGGCCATCTGACTCT contains the following coding sequences:
- the LOC109708852 gene encoding hydroxyacylglutathione hydrolase cytoplasmic; protein product: MKILHVPCLEDNYAYIIVDESTGEAAAVDPVEPEKVLRSAAEIGADLKFVLTTHHHWDHAGGNEKIRMLVPGIKVYGGSIDNVKGCTNKVDNGDKLTLGSDTSILCLHTPCHTKGHISYYVTGKAEEDPAVFTGDTLFIAGCGKFFEGTAEQMYQSLCVTLGSLPKPTRVYCGHEYTEKNLRFALTVEPENEKISQKLSWAQRQRQDGLPTIPSTIGEEFETNPFMRVDLPEIQNKVGCGSPVEALKEIRRLKDNWRG